In Diachasmimorpha longicaudata isolate KC_UGA_2023 chromosome 7, iyDiaLong2, whole genome shotgun sequence, the following proteins share a genomic window:
- the LOC135164428 gene encoding nuclear protein localization protein 4 homolog isoform X1, translating into MSKSREIVLRVQSPEGTKRIDVSPTDSLSQLFEKVHETFQLTSFGFSLYKERNHKNEIFSSKSKSIAACGLGHGDMLYLAPLNGAFLWNSSSSNTSAHKSTGSTDVTPMEVTPTTSRSTSGRAMVTARPLANVDEDEVDQQLWKMDGKIQRKRDEKLCRHGANGCCVHCSPLEPFDEAYLKEQNVKHLSFHAYLRKLTAGVDRGKFLQLEDISCRIKRGCKDHPPWPRGICSKCQPNAITLNRQPYRHIDNVVFENASLVERFLNYWRSTGHQRLGYLYGRYEIHSDVPLGIRAVVAAIYEPPQESTRDSIVLLPDDRDSLVDEVARKLDLRRVGWIFTDLIADDVKKGTVKHVRNIDSHFLTAQECIMAGHYQNQHPNPCRFSPSGSFGSKFVTVCVTGDDKNQVHMEGYQVSNQCMALVRDGCFVPTKDAPELGYVIESTDKQYVPDVYYKEKDSYGNEVSRLARPLPVEYLLVDVPASTPLTPQYTFYVSENINPFPVENRLVDDQIQEFNSLCTYMHQFNSAQFMEAISDFHLLLFIATMDMLPMMEHMPELLKAIRTNDREKAMEWAKSEHWATIDQLMVATTNSSPMSSQRTGFPASGSRSRGSLTTTSGGLGVGVDTNVNASSNQPLWTCPHCTFLNPAEIGTCEMCSLPRMLL; encoded by the exons ATGTCAAAATCAAGAGAAATT GTACTCAGGGTCCAGTCGCCAGAGGGAACAAAAAGGATTGACGTCAGTCCCACTGATAGTCTCTCCCAGCTCTTCGAAAAG GTGCACGAAACATTTCAACTCACCAGCTTTGGCTTCAGCCTCTACAAGGAGAGAAATCACAAGAACGAAATATTCTCATCAAAAAGCAAATCGATAGCAGCCTGTGGTCTCGGCCATGGAGATATGCTCTACTTGGCCCCTCTCAATGGTGCTTTTCTGTGGAATAGTTCGTCTAGCAACACCTCTGCTCACAAGTCCACTGGAAGCA CTGATGTAACACCAATGGAAGTAACGCCCACCACTAGTCGGAGCACCAGTGGACGAGCCATGGTAACAGCCCGACCCCTGGCTAATGTTGACGAGGATGAAGTGGATCAGCAACTTTGGAAAAtggatggaaaaattcaacgaaaacGTGACGAAAAATT ATGCAGGCATGGAGCTAATGGATGCTGCGTTCACTGCTCACCGCTGGAACCCTTTGACGAGGCTTATTTAAAGGAACAGAATGTCAAACATTTGTCTTTTCACGCTTATCTCAGGAAACTCACTGCCGGAGTAGATAG AGGAAAGTTCCTACAATTAGAGGACATAAGCTGTCGCATAAAGAGAGGCTGCAAGGACCATCCACCCTGGCCCCGCGGTATCTGCAGCAAATGTCAGCCCAATGCGATAACTCTCAATCGTCAGCCTTATCGTCATATTGACAACGTCGTTTTCGAGAACGCAAGTTTAGTCGAGCGTTTTCTCAACTACTGGCGAAGCACTGGTCACCAACGTCTGGGATATCTCTACGGTAGATATGAGATTCATTCGGATGTACCACTTGGCATAAGAGCCGTGGTGGCAGCCATTTATGAGCCACCCCAGGAGAGCACGAGAGACTCGATTGTACTTCTCCCGGACGATAGGGACTCTCTTGTCGATGAAGTTGCCCGCAAACTAGATCTGAGGAGAGTTGGCTGGATTTTTACTGACCTGATCGCTGATGATGTCAAGAAGGGTACTGTCAAACACGTTAGGAATATTGACAGCCATTTCCTCACTGCTCAAGAATGCATCATGGCTGGGCATTATCAGAATCAACATCCCAATCCCTGTCGATTTTCACCGAGTGGTTCATTTGGATCAAAATTCGTTACTGTCTGCGTAACAG GTGACGACAAGAACCAAGTACACATGGAGGGTTATCAGGTCTCCAACCAGTGCATGGCTCTCGTCCGAGACGGCTGTTTTGTGCCAACGAAAGACGCCCCCGAGCTAGGCTACGTGATCGAGTCCACGGATAAGCAGTACGTCCCAGATGTTTACTACAAg GAGAAAGATTCATATGGGAATGAAGTGTCGAGATTAGCTAGACCACTCCCAGTTGAGTACTTACTGGTTGATGTGCCGGCATCCACACCCCTGACGCCCCAATACACATTCTACGTTAGTGAAAACATCAACCCGTTTCCAGTTGAAAATAG atTGGTGGACGATCAGATCCAGGAGTTCAATTCACTGTGCACCTACATGCATCAGTTTAACTCAGCTCAATTCATGGAGGCTATTTCTGATTTTCACTTGCTCTTATTTATCGCCACGATGGACATGCTCCCCATGATGGAGCACATGCCGGAGTTACTCAAGGCAATCAGAACcaatgacagagagaaagcaaTGGAGTGGGCGAAGAGCGAACACTGGGCAACTATTGATCAGCTGATGGTTGCCACCACTAACTCATCGCCGATGTCCTCACAACGAACTGGCTTTCCTGCAAGTGGATCGAGATCCAGGGGATCACTGACCACTACCAGTGGTGGACTGGGCGTTGGTGTGGACACTAATGTCAATGCATCCTCCAATCAGCCACTTTGGACGTGTCCACACTGCACATTTTTGAATCCAGCTGAGATTGGTACCTGCGAAATGTGCAGTTTGCCCAG GATGCTCCTCTGA
- the LOC135164428 gene encoding nuclear protein localization protein 4 homolog isoform X2 has translation MSKSREIVLRVQSPEGTKRIDVSPTDSLSQLFEKVHETFQLTSFGFSLYKERNHKNEIFSSKSKSIAACGLGHGDMLYLAPLNGAFLWNSSSSNTSAHKSTGSTDVTPMEVTPTTSRSTSGRAMVTARPLANVDEDEVDQQLWKMDGKIQRKRDEKLCRHGANGCCVHCSPLEPFDEAYLKEQNVKHLSFHAYLRKLTAGVDRGKFLQLEDISCRIKRGCKDHPPWPRGICSKCQPNAITLNRQPYRHIDNVVFENASLVERFLNYWRSTGHQRLGYLYGRYEIHSDVPLGIRAVVAAIYEPPQESTRDSIVLLPDDRDSLVDEVARKLDLRRVGWIFTDLIADDVKKGTVKHVRNIDSHFLTAQECIMAGHYQNQHPNPCRFSPSGSFGSKFVTVCVTGDDKNQVHMEGYQVSNQCMALVRDGCFVPTKDAPELGYVIESTDKQYVPDVYYKEKDSYGNEVSRLARPLPVEYLLVDVPASTPLTPQYTFYVSENINPFPVENRLVDDQIQEFNSLCTYMHQFNSAQFMEAISDFHLLLFIATMDMLPMMEHMPELLKAIRTNDREKAMEWAKSEHWATIDQLMVATTNSSPMSSQRTGFPASGSRSRGSLTTTSGGLGVGVDTNVNASSNQPLWTCPHCTFLNPAEIGTCEMCSLPRM, from the exons ATGTCAAAATCAAGAGAAATT GTACTCAGGGTCCAGTCGCCAGAGGGAACAAAAAGGATTGACGTCAGTCCCACTGATAGTCTCTCCCAGCTCTTCGAAAAG GTGCACGAAACATTTCAACTCACCAGCTTTGGCTTCAGCCTCTACAAGGAGAGAAATCACAAGAACGAAATATTCTCATCAAAAAGCAAATCGATAGCAGCCTGTGGTCTCGGCCATGGAGATATGCTCTACTTGGCCCCTCTCAATGGTGCTTTTCTGTGGAATAGTTCGTCTAGCAACACCTCTGCTCACAAGTCCACTGGAAGCA CTGATGTAACACCAATGGAAGTAACGCCCACCACTAGTCGGAGCACCAGTGGACGAGCCATGGTAACAGCCCGACCCCTGGCTAATGTTGACGAGGATGAAGTGGATCAGCAACTTTGGAAAAtggatggaaaaattcaacgaaaacGTGACGAAAAATT ATGCAGGCATGGAGCTAATGGATGCTGCGTTCACTGCTCACCGCTGGAACCCTTTGACGAGGCTTATTTAAAGGAACAGAATGTCAAACATTTGTCTTTTCACGCTTATCTCAGGAAACTCACTGCCGGAGTAGATAG AGGAAAGTTCCTACAATTAGAGGACATAAGCTGTCGCATAAAGAGAGGCTGCAAGGACCATCCACCCTGGCCCCGCGGTATCTGCAGCAAATGTCAGCCCAATGCGATAACTCTCAATCGTCAGCCTTATCGTCATATTGACAACGTCGTTTTCGAGAACGCAAGTTTAGTCGAGCGTTTTCTCAACTACTGGCGAAGCACTGGTCACCAACGTCTGGGATATCTCTACGGTAGATATGAGATTCATTCGGATGTACCACTTGGCATAAGAGCCGTGGTGGCAGCCATTTATGAGCCACCCCAGGAGAGCACGAGAGACTCGATTGTACTTCTCCCGGACGATAGGGACTCTCTTGTCGATGAAGTTGCCCGCAAACTAGATCTGAGGAGAGTTGGCTGGATTTTTACTGACCTGATCGCTGATGATGTCAAGAAGGGTACTGTCAAACACGTTAGGAATATTGACAGCCATTTCCTCACTGCTCAAGAATGCATCATGGCTGGGCATTATCAGAATCAACATCCCAATCCCTGTCGATTTTCACCGAGTGGTTCATTTGGATCAAAATTCGTTACTGTCTGCGTAACAG GTGACGACAAGAACCAAGTACACATGGAGGGTTATCAGGTCTCCAACCAGTGCATGGCTCTCGTCCGAGACGGCTGTTTTGTGCCAACGAAAGACGCCCCCGAGCTAGGCTACGTGATCGAGTCCACGGATAAGCAGTACGTCCCAGATGTTTACTACAAg GAGAAAGATTCATATGGGAATGAAGTGTCGAGATTAGCTAGACCACTCCCAGTTGAGTACTTACTGGTTGATGTGCCGGCATCCACACCCCTGACGCCCCAATACACATTCTACGTTAGTGAAAACATCAACCCGTTTCCAGTTGAAAATAG atTGGTGGACGATCAGATCCAGGAGTTCAATTCACTGTGCACCTACATGCATCAGTTTAACTCAGCTCAATTCATGGAGGCTATTTCTGATTTTCACTTGCTCTTATTTATCGCCACGATGGACATGCTCCCCATGATGGAGCACATGCCGGAGTTACTCAAGGCAATCAGAACcaatgacagagagaaagcaaTGGAGTGGGCGAAGAGCGAACACTGGGCAACTATTGATCAGCTGATGGTTGCCACCACTAACTCATCGCCGATGTCCTCACAACGAACTGGCTTTCCTGCAAGTGGATCGAGATCCAGGGGATCACTGACCACTACCAGTGGTGGACTGGGCGTTGGTGTGGACACTAATGTCAATGCATCCTCCAATCAGCCACTTTGGACGTGTCCACACTGCACATTTTTGAATCCAGCTGAGATTGGTACCTGCGAAATGTGCAGTTTGCCCAG GATGTAG
- the LOC135164430 gene encoding uncharacterized protein LOC135164430 isoform X2: MLDPSVLTDLEELTLCGYCKLKYNDDDQCPKYLSCKHYFCLRCIENNLLKGRELFCAHCWKRTELGDQGPDALPTNSPLLALANHFSYLKRSSNGTTVKPVEKERKSENCHTHGMPLALWCTTCCASLCRACATPQDHPGHQIKTQTDAKDQLISDVQLELVTMGKLSAEIQRLAMQQRDFLIKVLEACVTLKTHVETDLQNGWTHLPEISDAREILGKAKASLQVSDNPSDVYTLHAQLAMEKQRLQSKYQEMMLQCQLDDLIGNSGVVFDFALLKQALAGIHSGEQILPPGGNGRAPNHVAAAQNPILFLANYCMSQLYSRHVVSKQHIQNGSIDYHHVNMMPPNSIQIHPVSLPPQPQTAQLLIQPGSPSLTTVPVPNSILQPQNAYIQDTSPGSGSNGPPLVSVLSPTQINNNNITLRAPPNPYPMYYFNIEVNGSPHGRIVIEVRPDVAPKMAKNFSVLATGEIGVGYKGCSIFQCWEGESIITGDFELNNGRGGRSIFEDGYFMPDDTKFPAVRGAVGMRRTQKRHDNMGMVGSQFRIILQEMRGFTGIFGHVVEGLELIEKISTYGDQTGHVVYNAFYEDKPHSILNLKVPKQIC; encoded by the exons ATGCTGGATCCAAGTGTACTCACAGACCTTGAGGAATTGACTCTGTGTGGTTACTGCAAGTTAAAGTACAACGACGACGATCAATGCCCGAAATACTTGAGTTGTAAGCACTACTTTTGCTTGCGCTGCATTGAGAATAATTTACTCAAGGGACGTGAATTATTCTGCGCACACTGTTGGAAGAGAACTGAACTCGGTGATCAGGGACCTGATGCATTACCGACAAATTCACCACTATTGGCACTGGCCAATCATTTTTCCTACCTCAAGAGAAGTAGTAATGGCACAACTGTTAAGCCAgtggagaaagagagaaag AGCGAAAATTGCCACACACATGGTATGCCCCTTGCCCTCTGGTGCACAACGTGTTGCGCATCACTGTGCCGAGCCTGCGCGACACCACAGGATCATCCTGGCCATCAGATCAAGACTCAAACGGATGCCAAAGATCAACTCATCTCCGAT GTTCAGCTGGAACTAGTAACAATGGGAAAGTTATCAGCGGAGATTCAGCGTCTTGCGATGCAGCAACGAGACTTTTTGATAAAAGTTCTAGAAGCGTGCGTAACCCTGAAGACTCACGTGGAGACGGACCTTCAAAATGGCTGGACCCATCTCCCAGAGATATCAGACGCCCGAGAGATTCTGGGAAAAGCAAAAGCAAGTCTCCAAGTGAGTGACAATCCCTCCGACGTCTACACCCTTCACGCCCAACTAGCCATGGAAAAGCAACGACTTCAATCGAAGTACCAGGAGATGATGTTGCAGTGTCAATTGGACGATTTAATCGGAAATTCAGGTGTAGTCTTCGATTTTGCTTTACTAAAACAGGCCCTGGCAGGAATTCACTCGGGTGAACAGATCCTTCCGCCGGGTGGAAATGGAAGAGCCCCGAATCACGTAGCAGCAGCTCAAAATCCCATTTTATTTCTCGCTAATTACTGCATGTCACAGCTGTACTCTCGTCACGTTGTCAGCAAGCAGCACATTCAGAATGGTTCGATAGACTATCATCACGTGAATATGATGCCTCCGAATTCTATACAAATTCATCCCGTTTCCCTGCCACCTCAACCTCAAACCGCCCAATTACTGATTCAGCCTGGCTCACCTTCGTTAACAACTGTGCCAGTTCCCAATTCAATACTTCAACCACAAAACGCATACATTCAGGATACAAGCCCAGGAAGCGGGAGCAATGGCCCACCACTAGTGTCAGTTCTCTCACCCACTCAGATAAACAACAACAACATCACCCTGAGGGCTCCTCCCAACCCCTACCCCATGTACTATTTCAATATCGAAGTGAATGGCTCGCCCCATGGGAGAATTGTCATCGAGGTACGACCAGATGTTGCACCAAAAATGGCCAAGAACTTCAGTGTTCTAGCAACTGGTGAAATTGGTGTTGGCTACAAGGGCTGCTCTATCTTCCAGTGCTGGGAGGGTGAGTCCATTATCACTGGAGATTTTGAGCTTAATAATGGAAGGGGTGGAAGAAGTATCTTCGAGGATGGTTACTTCATGCCAGATGACACGAAATTTCCAGCTGTCAGAGGGGCTGTTGGTATGCGAAGAACCCAGAAGCGTCACGATAACATGGGAATGGTTGGCTCACAGTTTAGAATTATTCTCCAGGAGATGAGGGGCTTCACTGGTATATTTGGGCATGTTGTCGAGGGGCTTGagttaattgagaaaatttccaCTTACGGCGATCAGACTG GCCACGTCGTCTACAATGCCTTCTACGAGGATAAACCTCACTCTATATTGAACTTGAAAGTTCCAAAGCAAATTTGTTGA
- the LOC135164430 gene encoding uncharacterized protein LOC135164430 isoform X1 — MLDPSVLTDLEELTLCGYCKLKYNDDDQCPKYLSCKHYFCLRCIENNLLKGRELFCAHCWKRTELGDQGPDALPTNSPLLALANHFSYLKRSSNGTTVKPVEKERKSENCHTHGMPLALWCTTCCASLCRACATPQDHPGHQIKTQTDAKDQLISDVQLELVTMGKLSAEIQRLAMQQRDFLIKVLEACVTLKTHVETDLQNGWTHLPEISDAREILGKAKASLQVSDNPSDVYTLHAQLAMEKQRLQSKYQEMMLQCQLDDLIGNSGVVFDFALLKQALAGIHSGEQILPPGGNGRAPNHVAAAQNPILFLANYCMSQLYSRHVVSKQHIQNGSIDYHHVNMMPPNSIQIHPVSLPPQPQTAQLLIQPGSPSLTTVPVPNSILQPQNAYIQDTSPGSGSNGPPLVSVLSPTQINNNNITLRAPPNPYPMYYFNIEVNGSPHGRIVIEVRPDVAPKMAKNFSVLATGEIGVGYKGCSIFQCWEGESIITGDFELNNGRGGRSIFEDGYFMPDDTKFPAVRGAVGMRRTQKRHDNMGMVGSQFRIILQEMRGFTGIFGHVVEGLELIEKISTYGDQTVDLLPYCRNSYKRQCFKGFKDRNSVVNV; from the exons ATGCTGGATCCAAGTGTACTCACAGACCTTGAGGAATTGACTCTGTGTGGTTACTGCAAGTTAAAGTACAACGACGACGATCAATGCCCGAAATACTTGAGTTGTAAGCACTACTTTTGCTTGCGCTGCATTGAGAATAATTTACTCAAGGGACGTGAATTATTCTGCGCACACTGTTGGAAGAGAACTGAACTCGGTGATCAGGGACCTGATGCATTACCGACAAATTCACCACTATTGGCACTGGCCAATCATTTTTCCTACCTCAAGAGAAGTAGTAATGGCACAACTGTTAAGCCAgtggagaaagagagaaag AGCGAAAATTGCCACACACATGGTATGCCCCTTGCCCTCTGGTGCACAACGTGTTGCGCATCACTGTGCCGAGCCTGCGCGACACCACAGGATCATCCTGGCCATCAGATCAAGACTCAAACGGATGCCAAAGATCAACTCATCTCCGAT GTTCAGCTGGAACTAGTAACAATGGGAAAGTTATCAGCGGAGATTCAGCGTCTTGCGATGCAGCAACGAGACTTTTTGATAAAAGTTCTAGAAGCGTGCGTAACCCTGAAGACTCACGTGGAGACGGACCTTCAAAATGGCTGGACCCATCTCCCAGAGATATCAGACGCCCGAGAGATTCTGGGAAAAGCAAAAGCAAGTCTCCAAGTGAGTGACAATCCCTCCGACGTCTACACCCTTCACGCCCAACTAGCCATGGAAAAGCAACGACTTCAATCGAAGTACCAGGAGATGATGTTGCAGTGTCAATTGGACGATTTAATCGGAAATTCAGGTGTAGTCTTCGATTTTGCTTTACTAAAACAGGCCCTGGCAGGAATTCACTCGGGTGAACAGATCCTTCCGCCGGGTGGAAATGGAAGAGCCCCGAATCACGTAGCAGCAGCTCAAAATCCCATTTTATTTCTCGCTAATTACTGCATGTCACAGCTGTACTCTCGTCACGTTGTCAGCAAGCAGCACATTCAGAATGGTTCGATAGACTATCATCACGTGAATATGATGCCTCCGAATTCTATACAAATTCATCCCGTTTCCCTGCCACCTCAACCTCAAACCGCCCAATTACTGATTCAGCCTGGCTCACCTTCGTTAACAACTGTGCCAGTTCCCAATTCAATACTTCAACCACAAAACGCATACATTCAGGATACAAGCCCAGGAAGCGGGAGCAATGGCCCACCACTAGTGTCAGTTCTCTCACCCACTCAGATAAACAACAACAACATCACCCTGAGGGCTCCTCCCAACCCCTACCCCATGTACTATTTCAATATCGAAGTGAATGGCTCGCCCCATGGGAGAATTGTCATCGAGGTACGACCAGATGTTGCACCAAAAATGGCCAAGAACTTCAGTGTTCTAGCAACTGGTGAAATTGGTGTTGGCTACAAGGGCTGCTCTATCTTCCAGTGCTGGGAGGGTGAGTCCATTATCACTGGAGATTTTGAGCTTAATAATGGAAGGGGTGGAAGAAGTATCTTCGAGGATGGTTACTTCATGCCAGATGACACGAAATTTCCAGCTGTCAGAGGGGCTGTTGGTATGCGAAGAACCCAGAAGCGTCACGATAACATGGGAATGGTTGGCTCACAGTTTAGAATTATTCTCCAGGAGATGAGGGGCTTCACTGGTATATTTGGGCATGTTGTCGAGGGGCTTGagttaattgagaaaatttccaCTTACGGCGATCAGACTG tagacCTGCTACCATATTGTCGCAACTCCTATAAACGCCAGTGCTTCAAAGGATTTAAGGACCGCAACTCCGTGGTAAATGTGTGA
- the LOC135164439 gene encoding EKC/KEOPS complex subunit TPRKB-like encodes MEGYTLQLDPRTDKYLTLHLFTNVKNANEIKQKVQTGKLQCCILKASMIVDSFQVVVAANKAVLRMHSGSMITRGVFTEILYAISSSTNISQSLMRFGIDGRDRNIVVALLHGENEGEELENEVLGQIDGERTPIARLREFADVGLIRKTYKIDEEELKVSSLQDSIVSRIGGDYPVSLK; translated from the coding sequence ATGGAGGGATACACCTTACAACTGGACCCAAGGACCGACAAATACCTGACACTTCATCTGTTCACAAACGTCAAGAATGCCAATGAAATTAAGCAGAAAGTTCAAACTGGAAAGCTTCAATGTTGCATTCTCAAGGCCAGTATGATTGTCGATTCATTCCAGGTGGTAGTGGCTGCCAACAAGGCTGTCCTCCGAATGCACTCTGGATCCATGATAACGAGGGGTGTATTCACCGAGATTCTCTACGCCATTTCCTCGTCGACAAATATTTCCCAGTCTTTGATGAGATTCGGGATTGACGGTAGAGACAGAAATATTGTGGTGGCTCTTTTACACGGAGAGAATGAAGGAGAGGAGCTGGAGAACGAGGTTCTGGGACAGATTGACGGAGAGAGGACACCGATCGCCAGGTTAAGGGAATTCGCGGACGTGGGACTTATCAGGAAGACTTATAAAATTGACGAGGAGGAGTTGAAGGTATCTAGTCTTCAAGATTCTATCGTCAGTAGGATAGGGGGTGACTATCCAGTATCTTTGAAATGA